One part of the Lycium ferocissimum isolate CSIRO_LF1 chromosome 8, AGI_CSIRO_Lferr_CH_V1, whole genome shotgun sequence genome encodes these proteins:
- the LOC132067398 gene encoding TATA-box-binding protein, whose amino-acid sequence MADQGYEGSQPVDLSKHPSGIVPTLQNIVSTVNLDCKLDLKAIALQARNAEYNPKRFAAVIMRIREPKTTALIFASGKMVCTGAKSEQQSKLAARKYARIIQKLGFPAKFKDFKIQNIVGSCDVKFPIRLEGLAYAHGAFSSYEPELFPGLIYRMKQPKIVLLIFVSGKIVITGAKVRDETYTAFENIYPVLTEFRKNQQ is encoded by the exons ATGGCAGATCAAGGATATGAGGGGAGCCAGCCAGTTGATCTTTCCAAGCACCCTTCTGGAATAGTCCCGACGCTCCA GAACATTGTCTCAACGGTGAACTTGGACTGCAAGTTGGACCTGAAAGCTATTGCACTCCAAGCTCGAAATGCTGAGTATAATCCAAAG CGTTTTGCTGCAGTGATCATGAGAATTAGAGAACCAAAAACTACAGCACTGATTTTTGCTTCTGGGAAGATG GTTTGTACTGGAGCCAAAAGTGAACAACAATCAAAGTTGGCAGCCCGGAAA TATGCTAGAATCATTCAAAAGCTTGGTTTTCCAGCCAAGTTTAAG GATTTTAAGATCCAGAATATTGTTGGTTCTTGTGATGTTAAATTTCCTATTAGACTTGAAGGCCTTGCGTATGCCCACGGTGCTTTCTCAAGT TACGAGCCAGAACTGTTTCCTGGATTAATATATCGCATGAAACAACCAAAAATAGTGCTGCTTATTTTTGTTTCTGGGAAAATTGTCATCACAGGAGCCAAG GTTAGAGATGAGACATATACTGCGTTTGAGAACATATACCCAGTTCTTACTGAGTTCAGGAAGAATCAGCAATG A
- the LOC132066083 gene encoding uncharacterized protein LOC132066083 — MGVRVYVELKRENRGFEAYPLCVSVTDNDLENFVSGESAVGDDMFQLEFNDYMHAMDVVDSNDLDASDCAKAVVLFQNNDDLIISNKEHKDVFVDQIYKDKDTLKNVMANYAIRKRFNFRTERSNAVSYTAVSLFNDCRWKFELQDKVYSQRQATSWLIGASVVKPKIANHKRKYTPGDIVDDVKNEYGVDVSYMTAWRAREKAMNELRGEPTESYKKLPGYVYILDKTYPGSHVIMHKSQQNEFLYLFIALKAFIKGFECCRPIVVVDGSHLKTTYNGNILPLAYGVIDSENDKSWTWFFEQFKQAYGNRDNMCVVSDRHESIIKAIEKVDFRVKEYLEDAGREKWARLYSTVNRGWTMTSNIAKCINGKLVAARELPIFDFLEEVRKMFGRWNCTNRRNGTYTFTTLGKAFQQLLSINECKSLRMTVEPSTEYVYTVNDEARRFIIDLKKKTCSCRMFQMDEIPCPHAWAVLKSKSLMPDEYCSDLFKPKTVIKTYDVLWILSPDESEWNIPKHISDEVVLPPRYKRPPEGQRKSEINH, encoded by the exons ATGGGAGTAAGGGTTTATGTTGAGCTTAAGAGAGAAAACAGGGGATTTGAAGCATATCCGTTGTGCGTTAGCGTAACTGATAATGATCTTGAGAATTTTGTGTCCGGCGAATCTGCAGTTGGAGACGATATGTTTCAACTTGAATTTAATGATTATATGCATGCTATGGACGTAGTTGATTCAAATGATTTGGATGCGTCGGATTGTGCTAAGGCTgttgttttatttcaaaacaacGATGACTTGATAATTTCAAACAAGGAACACAAGGATGTTTTTGTTGATCAAATCTACAAAGATAAGGACACTCTGAAGAATGTTATGGCGAATTATGCAATTCGGAAAAGATTCAATTTCAGGACGGAGAGGTCGAATGCCGTAAG TTACACTGCGGTATCTTTGTTCAACGATTGTCGTTGGAAATTCGAGCTTCAA GACAAAGTGTATTCCCAAAGGCAAGCAACAAGTTGGTTGATTGGTGCGTCAGTTGTTAAGCCAAAAATAGCAAATCACAAGAGGAAATATACACCTGGTGATATAGTAGACGACGTAAAAAATGAGTATGGCGTTGATGTTTCTTATATGACGGCCTGGAGGGCTAGAGAAAAGGCAATGAATGAATTAAGAGGggaaccaacagaatcatacaAGAAGTTACCGGGATATGTCTACATATTGGATAAAACATACCCTGGATCACATGTGATAATgcacaaatcacaacaaaacgaGTTCTTGTATTTGTTTATAGCACTTAAAGCGTTCATAAAAGGCTTCGAGTGTTGTAGACCAATAGTTGTAGTAGATGGTTCCCACCTTAAAACTACATATAACG GTAATATTCTACCATTGGCATATGGTGTGATAGATTCAGAGAATGATAAGTCTTGGACCTGGTTCTTTGAGCAGTTCAAACAAGCTTATGGGAATAGGGATAACATGTGTGTTGTATCAGATAGACATGAGAGCATCATTAAAGCG ATTGAGAAGGTTGATTTTCGGGTAAAAGAGTACTTGGAGGATGCTGGAAGGGAAAAGTGGGCACGACTATATTCAACCGTTAACAGAGGATGGACAATGACGTCAAATATAGCCAAATGTATTAATGGAAAATTGGTAGCAGCAAGAGAGTTGCCTATTTTCGATTTTCttgaagaagtgaggaagatGTTTGGGAGATGGAATTGCACTAATAGGAGGAACGGTACATACACATTCACAACACTTGGGAAAGCATTCCAGCAGTTATTATCAATAAACGAATGTAAATCTCTACGTATGACG GTTGAACCATCAACTGAATATGTGTATACCGTAAATGATGAGGCAAGGCGATTCATAATTGATCTTAAGAAGAAAACATGCAGTTGTCGGATGTTCCAAATGGACGAGATACCATGTCCACATGCATGGGCTGTATTGAAGAGTAAAAGTCTTATGCCTGATGAATATTGTTCAGACCTATTCAAACCAAAGACAGTGATTAAGACGTATGATGTGCTGTGGATCCTCTCGCCCGACGAGAGTGAGTGGAATATTCCCAAACACATAAGCGATGAAGTTGTTTTGCCACCAAGATACAAAAGACCCCCGGAAGGCCAAAGAAAAAGCGAGATAAACCATTAA
- the LOC132066667 gene encoding uncharacterized protein LOC132066667 — MKEEIQLLRKDFQVFKESVIGEFTSELSKLRTFMDDNFKKLFEAIKVNNFVDKAADSEAPEHQTDAGIQLTPEENLRHDSTIQTSPPKHDDESIKGVGPKLHEEVPEIVVTAENLRADTRKASFEEINRTNEGTFNSTEGMVAKMLIELPLEIRVPEAGAGIQPGDITDHSILETPHRFDENITKSQWLIPDEMLPSQIGSSGLSVFHQTGHKGFVMPVMSADKGIQEPVINAEVVIAQPDVIPTRIVKPSKYFSSPYMTNYGSAEASIQNPTPSIFEKKHPFVEDPINGPRNTSLIQQYRNWLEQDLLLRHDKKKGKESRYKKNKQALDPDDIKFGFNFGVLHVDDKNWFYLLSMNGQSWNDEVLYFPFPLLPYLSIFLYISYISRYSFCIFLYISCILTAYFFSKLISFFLPSIH; from the exons ATGAAAGAGGAAATACAATTGCTAAGGAAAGATTTTCAAGTTTTCAAGGAATCA GTCATTGGTGAGTTCACAAGTGAGTTGTCAAAGCTCCGAACTTTCATGGATGACAACTTCAAGAAGCTATTTGAAGCAATCAAGGTGAACAATTTCGTGGACAAG GCTGCCGATAGTGAGGCGCCGGAGCATCAAACTGATGCTGGGATACAGTTAACGCCTGAAGAAAACTTACGTCATGATTCTACCATTCAAACATCCCCTCCCAAACATGATGATGAGTCAATTAAG GGTGTTGGACCAAAGTTACATGAGGAAGTTCCGGAAATTGTAGTGACCGCCGAAAATTTAAGAGCAGATACACGTAAAGCTTCATTTGAAGAGATTAATCGGACGAACGAAGGAACTTTCAACTCAACAGAG ggaatgGTCGCAAAGATGCTCATTGAGTTGCCTCTAGAAATTCGTGTACCAGAAGCAGGtgcgggaatacaacccggggACATCACTGATCATTCAATTTTAGAGACTCCACACAGGTTCGATGAGAACATTACTAAGTCACAATGGTTGATCCCTGACGAAATGTTACCAAGCCAAATAGGTTCGTCAGGATTATCTGTGTTTCATCAAACGGGTCACAAAGGATTTGTTATGCCAGTAATGTCTGCTGATAAAGGAATACAAGAGCCAGTGATTAATGCGGAAGTTGTAATTGCTCAACCAGATGTTATTCCAACTAGGATAGTCAAACCTAGTAAATACTTCAGTTCACCTTACATGACCAATTACGGCTCTGCAGAAGCTTCTATTCAAAACCCCACACCTTCCATATTTGAAAAGAAGCATCCATTTGTTGAAGATCCAATTAATGGCCCGCGAAATACTTCGCTTATTCAACAATACCGGAATTGGCTTGAACAGGATCTACTTCTAAGGCATGATAAAAA AAAGGGTAAGGAAAGCCGTTACAAAAAGAATAAGCAAGCTTTGGATCCTGATGACATCAAGTTTGGCTTCAATTTTGGTGTGTTACATGTCGATGACAAAAACTGGTTCTATCTTTTATCGATGAATGGCCAGTCTTGGAATGATGAGGTGCTATATTTCCCATTTCCTCTTTTACCATATCTCTCtatatttctctatatttcctATATTTCTCGATATTCTTTCTGtatatttctctatatttcctGCATCTTGACTGCATATTTTTTCTCGAagcttatttcattttttttaccaAGTATCCATTAg
- the LOC132066084 gene encoding uncharacterized protein LOC132066084 yields MAERDTPSRNTRGSPHAYDGPSFSLGFSQQQLPIAGESAKIAERRSKKIHDPSRMRQLPPTEVPKQSKQKDDVTVKKGSKVAQQNKRKVTKPSSDVKGKNVVKDVDLEEDEQETKFYVRSHPEGAPSMQRYTNIEVFKDIKSKLTVPQLEIFSKTIFGKFLGMQHLEVQAQIFRCFMVRELKESTSDCFTIDINGTVLRFTMREFALMSGLNCVADEGEFTYDEEESNRIMDAYFGGTRSKVKRLEFIDCFKNKCWGDNDEDAVKFAILFFINTYIFCGEPKKTSIPRVHFEVVEDGRYVDYPWGKEAFNELIRSISKKYSATTQYYRIHGMPLAMQVWLYECCSRVPSYLAIKSGNSIPRMLNWRSIDKYQNIIF; encoded by the exons ATGGCGGAAAGAGATACTCCAAGTAGGAATACTCGAGGTAGTCCTCATGCTTATGATGGTCCTAGTTTCTCTTTGGGAttttcacaacaacaacttcCAATTGCAGGAGAATCTGCTAAAATTGCTGAGAGAAGAAGCAAGAAGATTCATGACCCATCAAGGATGCGTCAACTTCCTCCAACTGAAGTTCCAAAACAGAGCAAGCAAAAAGATGATGTAACAGTAAAAAAAGGTTCTAAAGTTGCTCAACAAAATAAGAGAAAAGTAACCAAGCCTTCTTCAGACGTTAAGGGTAAAAATGTTGTTAAAGATGTAGATCTGGAAGAGGATGAACAG GAAACTAAATTCTATGTTAGGAGTCATCCTGAAGGGGCTCCATCGATGCAGCGGTACACTAATATCGAGGTGTTCAAAGATATCAAGAGTAAGCTAACTGTTCCACAGTTAGAGATCTTTTCCAAGACAATATTTGGAAAATTCCTCGGAATGCAGCACTTGGAGGTTCAAGCACAGATTTTTAGGTGCTTCATGGTAAGAGAGCTCAAGGAGAGCACTTCTGATTGTTTTACAATTGATATAAATGGTACCGTATTGAGATTTACCATGAGAGAATTTGCCCTTATGAGCGGGCTAAATTGTGTAGCCGATGAAGGTGAATTTACATACGATGAGGAAGAATCGAATAGGATTATGGATGCATATTTTGGTGGAACTAGGAGTAAAGTAAAAAGATTGGAGTTCATTGATTGCTTTAAGAATAAGTGTTGGGGAGATAATGATGAGGACGCTGTTAAGtttgcaattttattttttataaatacataCATCTTTTGCGGGGAGCCTAAGAAAACGAGTATACCAAGGGTTCATTTTGAAGTGGTTGAGGATGGAAGGTATGTAGATTATCCATGGGGCAAAGAAGCTTTTAACGAGTTGATTAGAAGCATCAGCAAGAAGTATTCTGCCACAACACAGTATTATAGGATCCATGGGATGCCACTGGCTATGCAAGTTTGGCTTTATGAGTGTTGTTCAAGAGTTCCATCGTATCTCGCTATTAAATCCGGAAATTCCATTCCAAGAATGTTGAATTGGAGGTCCATCGacaaataccaaaatataatattttga